A genomic segment from Rubrobacter tropicus encodes:
- a CDS encoding DeoR/GlpR family DNA-binding transcription regulator — translation MERKIPAQRRAEIRALLGRRGSASIAEISDALGVSGSTVRRDLDELDREGAVRRSHGGAVTVEGTAFEHRFEDRRLHNPGEKKRIGDYAATLLEAGQSVVFDSSSTVLAAAEALGRRNLGVAAVTNDVGVASVLAEAPGVTVVVPGGEIRDGSFTLLGSYTQTFLNGLHVDVALVGIHAVTGDVLSESSLDVVEAKRAMMRAAHRVVLLADHSKFRPPSFFEVARMNRLDDLVTDTAAPPEALEAAGACGVRVHLA, via the coding sequence TTGGAGCGCAAGATACCCGCGCAGCGGCGCGCTGAGATCCGGGCGTTGTTGGGGCGGCGGGGTTCGGCTTCGATCGCGGAGATCTCGGACGCCCTCGGCGTCTCGGGCTCGACGGTGCGCCGCGATCTTGACGAGTTGGACCGGGAGGGGGCGGTGCGCCGGTCTCACGGCGGCGCCGTCACGGTCGAGGGCACGGCCTTCGAGCACCGGTTCGAGGACCGGCGCTTGCACAACCCGGGGGAGAAGAAGAGGATCGGGGACTACGCGGCGACGCTGCTCGAGGCGGGGCAGAGCGTCGTCTTCGACTCCTCCTCGACGGTGCTCGCCGCGGCGGAGGCGCTGGGACGGCGGAACCTCGGGGTCGCCGCGGTCACGAACGACGTGGGGGTCGCCTCCGTGCTTGCCGAGGCGCCGGGCGTGACCGTCGTGGTGCCGGGGGGGGAGATCCGGGACGGTTCCTTTACCCTGCTCGGCTCGTACACCCAGACGTTCCTGAACGGCCTGCACGTGGACGTGGCTCTGGTCGGCATCCACGCGGTAACGGGCGACGTCCTTAGCGAGTCGAGCCTCGACGTCGTGGAGGCAAAGCGGGCCATGATGCGGGCGGCCCACCGCGTCGTCCTGCTCGCCGACCACAGCAAGTTCCGTCCGCCGTCCTTCTTCGAGGTGGCCCGCATGAACCGGCTGGACGACCTCGTAACCGACACCGCCGCCCCGCCCGAGGCCCTCGAGGCCGCCGGCGCCTGCGGGGTGCGGGTGCATCTGGCATGA